A DNA window from Pseudomonas sp. GD03919 contains the following coding sequences:
- a CDS encoding GNAT family N-acetyltransferase: MPNNAPAEVRMLDGGYAREVRSLLYHAYRHEPTFAYLFEAERPGFDQRVRATIRELVQQHFAEDQPAIGLLIDDRLIGAALIAPPQRRLDITESWGWRLRMLLSTGFGCTKRYLEYHDAVLASLPPGPYHVLPLLGIHPEFQGQHRGEQLLEALHDWCAQDSGSQGVVLDTGNARYLDFYRRQGCEEIGELAIGPVVEHVFFHPNPQPVVRASA; encoded by the coding sequence ATGCCCAACAACGCTCCAGCAGAAGTGCGCATGCTCGACGGTGGTTACGCCCGCGAGGTGCGTTCGCTGCTCTACCATGCCTATCGTCACGAGCCGACCTTCGCTTACCTGTTCGAAGCCGAACGCCCGGGTTTCGATCAGCGCGTGCGCGCGACGATTCGCGAGTTGGTGCAGCAGCATTTCGCTGAAGACCAGCCGGCCATCGGCCTGCTGATCGATGACCGCCTGATCGGCGCAGCGCTGATCGCACCGCCACAGCGTCGCCTGGATATCACCGAAAGCTGGGGTTGGCGTCTGCGCATGCTGCTGAGCACCGGCTTTGGCTGCACCAAACGCTACCTCGAATACCACGATGCGGTGCTCGCCAGCCTGCCTCCTGGTCCTTATCACGTGCTGCCGCTTCTGGGTATTCACCCCGAGTTTCAGGGGCAGCATCGCGGCGAGCAGTTGCTCGAGGCGCTGCACGACTGGTGTGCCCAGGACAGCGGCTCGCAAGGCGTGGTGCTGGATACCGGCAATGCGCGCTATCTGGATTTCTACCGGCGCCAGGGCTGCGAGGAAATCGGCGAGCTGGCCATAGGCCCGGTGGTCGAACACGTGTTCTTTCATCCCAACCCACAACCGGTGGTCAGAGCCAGCGCCTGA
- the xthA gene encoding exodeoxyribonuclease III gives MKIVSFNINGLRARPHQLQALIEKHQPDVIGLQETKVADEQFPEAEIRQLGYHVHYHGQKGHYGVALLSRQAPLSLHKGFPGDNEDSQRRFIYGTFADAHGNPITVMNGYFPQGESRDHPVKFPAKKRFYADLQQLLVERFEPQQALVVMGDINISPEDCDIGIGEPNRLRWLKTGKCSFLPEEREWLATLKNWGLVDSFRHLYPEVNDRFSWFDYRSRGFEDEPKRGLRIDVILASQPLQARFKDAGIDYELRGMDKPSDHAPIWLELE, from the coding sequence ATGAAAATCGTCTCCTTCAATATCAACGGCCTGCGTGCGCGCCCGCATCAGTTGCAAGCCTTGATCGAGAAACACCAGCCGGATGTGATCGGTCTGCAGGAAACCAAGGTAGCCGACGAGCAGTTCCCGGAAGCGGAAATCCGCCAGCTCGGTTATCACGTGCATTACCACGGCCAGAAAGGCCACTACGGCGTCGCCCTGCTCTCGCGCCAGGCGCCGCTGAGCCTGCACAAGGGCTTCCCCGGCGACAACGAGGATTCCCAGCGTCGCTTCATCTACGGCACCTTCGCCGATGCCCACGGCAACCCCATCACCGTGATGAACGGCTACTTTCCGCAAGGTGAGAGCCGCGACCATCCGGTGAAATTCCCGGCCAAGAAACGCTTCTACGCCGACCTGCAGCAACTGTTGGTGGAGCGTTTCGAGCCGCAGCAGGCGCTGGTGGTGATGGGCGATATCAACATCAGCCCGGAAGATTGCGACATTGGTATCGGCGAACCCAATCGCCTGCGCTGGCTGAAGACCGGCAAGTGCAGTTTCCTGCCAGAAGAACGCGAATGGCTGGCGACCCTGAAGAACTGGGGGCTGGTGGACAGCTTCCGCCACCTCTACCCCGAGGTGAATGACCGTTTCAGCTGGTTCGACTACCGCAGCCGCGGCTTCGAAGACGAGCCCAAGCGCGGCCTGCGCATCGACGTGATCCTCGCCAGCCAGCCGCTGCAGGCGCGTTTCAAGGACGCCGGCATCGACTACGAATTGCGCGGCATGGACAAGCCGTCCGATCATGCGCCGATCTGGCTGGAACTGGAGTGA
- the ltrA gene encoding group II intron reverse transcriptase/maturase: MPADSAQTPMASVTWTKAEPNALMERVLSPANLRRAYRRVVNNRGAPGADGLSVDELAGYLKQYWPSLRERLQTGEYQPHGVRAVNIPKPEGGVRTLGIPSVLDRLIQQALLQQLTPLFEPLFSDFSYGFRPGRSAHQAIEMARAHVASGYRWSVELDLEKFFDRVDHDLLMDLLARQVEDPRVRRLVRRYLEAGVMAGGLVSLRREGTPQGGPLSPLLSNILLNELDQELSRRGHRFVRYADDANVYVRSRQAGERVLASLERFLEQRLRLRLNRAKSQVIRPWRSSYLGYGMTVHRQPKLRIAGSSLQRLRERVKSLLRARRGSQLTWLIERLNPVLRGWSSYFKLSQSKRPVEELDGWVRRLLRNVLWRHWKRPVTRARNLMRLGLPEERAWKSATNGRGPWWNAGALHLRQALPKKRWDALGLVSILDTITRLSRMA, translated from the coding sequence ATGCCGGCTGACAGTGCGCAGACACCGATGGCGTCTGTAACGTGGACGAAAGCGGAGCCGAACGCGCTGATGGAGCGGGTGCTGTCGCCGGCGAACCTGAGGCGTGCGTATCGACGGGTGGTGAACAACCGGGGCGCACCGGGGGCCGATGGCCTGTCGGTGGACGAACTCGCGGGCTACCTGAAGCAGTATTGGCCGTCCCTGCGGGAGCGGCTGCAGACGGGTGAATACCAGCCGCACGGCGTCCGTGCGGTGAACATTCCCAAGCCCGAGGGCGGGGTCAGAACGCTGGGGATACCCAGCGTGCTGGATCGCCTGATCCAGCAGGCGCTGCTGCAGCAACTGACGCCGCTTTTCGAACCGCTGTTCTCGGACTTCAGCTACGGCTTTCGTCCGGGGCGCAGCGCGCACCAGGCCATCGAAATGGCCCGCGCCCATGTGGCGTCGGGCTATCGCTGGAGCGTGGAACTGGACCTGGAGAAATTCTTCGACCGGGTCGACCACGATCTGCTGATGGATCTGCTGGCGCGTCAGGTCGAAGACCCGCGTGTGCGGCGGCTGGTTCGGCGCTACCTGGAAGCCGGTGTCATGGCGGGTGGGCTCGTGAGCCTGCGACGAGAAGGCACGCCGCAAGGCGGGCCGCTCTCGCCCCTGCTCTCGAACATCCTGCTGAACGAGCTGGACCAGGAGCTGAGCCGGCGCGGCCATCGCTTCGTGCGCTATGCCGACGACGCGAACGTCTACGTCCGCAGTCGGCAGGCGGGCGAGCGGGTGCTGGCCAGTCTGGAGCGTTTCCTGGAGCAGCGGCTGCGGTTGCGGTTGAACCGGGCCAAGAGCCAGGTCATCCGCCCGTGGCGCAGCAGTTACCTGGGCTACGGCATGACCGTGCACCGGCAGCCGAAACTGCGGATTGCCGGCAGCAGCCTGCAGCGCCTGCGCGAACGGGTGAAAAGCCTGCTACGTGCTAGGCGGGGTAGTCAGCTGACCTGGCTGATCGAGCGGCTCAACCCGGTTCTGCGTGGCTGGAGCAGCTACTTCAAGCTGAGCCAGAGCAAGCGGCCTGTGGAAGAGCTGGATGGCTGGGTGCGGCGGTTGCTGCGCAATGTGCTGTGGCGGCACTGGAAACGACCGGTTACCCGGGCACGCAATCTGATGCGGCTGGGCTTACCGGAGGAGCGGGCCTGGAAGTCGGCCACCAACGGGCGCGGCCCCTGGTGGAACGCCGGCGCCTTGCACCTGCGGCAGGCGCTGCCGAAGAAACGCTGGGATGCGCTTGGACTGGTGTCAATACTGGA
- a CDS encoding translocation/assembly module TamB domain-containing protein, with protein MTRRLLKWLAGGLLGLALLLVAALWALLGTQGGSRWLLAQVPGLQVDNFAGRLGGAWQADALIWQQDDMRVELQQLDMAWSPSCLLRLTLCLDRLHLRQVAVTLPDSGEGSDEPLSLPNLNLPLRLQLGDIQLGELRLDGQTQLSDLELSASWNEQGVELQRLALQRDDLSLDLSGQLTPQGDWPLALSGRLQLPEVDGKAWQVALQVGGELQRSLNIEADSSGYLDARLEGQVQALAEHLPAELRLTSQDFQASSALPQTLHLQALTLSAKGDLSSGYRIDGSATLPAEQAPMPLALRGRVDATGADIELLRIEAGDQQHLQLSGTLAWSEAFQADAKLDWLNFPWQRLYPLDEPPPVALQQLQAEVSYSEGNYLGNFAAQLKGPAGDFSLSSPVSGDLGQVSLPQLQLMAGQGRAEGVVKVGFGDGVDWQAMLQLSALDPGYWLAEMPGNLAGPLNTSGSFNAGALQAKADIDLNGRLRGQPAQLQVQGAGSGEQWQLEQLLVRLGDNRINAQGALDQRLRGQLELALPRLGQLWPGLQGQIQGQLSLAGTLQTPQGQLALSGERLAFGDPSLRRLQLDATLDARQQARIGLNLRGIRIGDTYLGRLQADGRGDQRRQALTIDLQGPLLQLALALDGRLSEQGDWRGRIASGRIQSGGQNWQLQQAASLERLASGRLNLGAHCWQSADASLCGGQQRLMPQPSLDWRLENFPLASLQPWLPEDFAWQGRLDGQLKVELPDSGPNGQITLDAGGGNLRIRQADDEQWLDFPYDSLRLSSTLRPQRVDSQLRFVSARLGELALQAQIDPRPAHKPVSGEFRLSGFDLAVLRPFVAMADTLEGKLQGSGTIGGQLMAPQINGQLRLEGGELSGSELPVSLEGLQLQALIAGERMQLSADWRSGEQGQGNLRGEIAWAEGLSGDLALQGRRLPVKVEPYAELEVEPDLQLQLRAQRLAISGKVGVPRGLISVRELPPSTVKVSGDAQVVGREVPEAEEGLGVAMDVEVEVGQDRLAFSGFGLSADLRGRVHIGDNLDTRGELDLANGRYRAYGQRLTIRRARLLFTGPIDQPFLDVEAIRRVDTVVAGIRLSGSAEQPSTTVFAEPAMSQEQALSYLVLGRPLGQSSGDNNMLGQAALALGLAGSSSITTGLANSLGIQDFQLDTEGSGVTTSVVASGNITERLSLRYGVGVFEPANTIALRYQLSRRLYLEAASGLASSLDLFYRRDF; from the coding sequence ATGACCCGGCGCCTGCTGAAATGGTTGGCCGGCGGTCTGCTCGGCCTGGCGTTGCTGCTCGTCGCGGCCCTGTGGGCGCTGCTGGGCACCCAGGGTGGCAGTCGTTGGCTGCTGGCCCAGGTGCCAGGCCTGCAAGTCGACAACTTCGCAGGGCGTCTGGGCGGTGCCTGGCAGGCCGATGCGCTGATCTGGCAGCAAGACGATATGCGGGTGGAGCTGCAGCAGCTGGACATGGCCTGGTCGCCGTCCTGCCTGCTGCGCCTGACGCTGTGCCTGGATCGTCTGCATCTGCGGCAGGTGGCCGTGACCCTGCCCGACAGTGGGGAGGGCAGCGATGAGCCGTTGAGCCTGCCGAACCTCAACCTGCCACTGCGCTTGCAATTGGGCGATATCCAACTGGGCGAACTGCGCCTGGACGGCCAGACGCAACTGAGCGATCTCGAACTGAGCGCCAGTTGGAACGAGCAGGGTGTGGAGCTGCAGCGCCTTGCCTTGCAACGTGATGACCTGAGCCTGGACCTCAGTGGCCAACTGACGCCGCAGGGCGATTGGCCCTTGGCCCTGAGCGGCCGTCTGCAGTTGCCGGAAGTCGATGGCAAGGCCTGGCAGGTGGCGCTGCAGGTAGGTGGCGAATTGCAGCGCAGCCTGAACATCGAGGCTGACAGCAGCGGTTATCTCGATGCCCGTCTCGAAGGACAGGTGCAGGCGCTGGCCGAGCACCTGCCCGCCGAACTGCGCCTGACCAGCCAGGATTTTCAGGCCAGCAGCGCCTTGCCGCAGACGCTGCACCTGCAGGCGCTGACGTTGTCGGCAAAGGGTGACCTGAGCAGCGGCTATCGAATCGACGGCAGCGCCACTCTGCCCGCCGAGCAGGCGCCGATGCCGCTGGCCTTGCGCGGCAGGGTCGATGCCACGGGCGCGGATATCGAATTGCTGCGCATCGAGGCCGGGGATCAGCAGCATCTGCAGCTCAGCGGTACGCTCGCCTGGAGCGAGGCGTTTCAGGCCGATGCCAAGCTCGATTGGCTGAATTTCCCCTGGCAGCGTCTGTACCCGCTGGACGAGCCGCCACCCGTGGCGCTGCAGCAACTGCAGGCAGAAGTCAGCTATAGCGAAGGCAATTACCTGGGTAACTTCGCTGCGCAGCTTAAGGGGCCGGCAGGGGACTTCAGCCTGAGCAGTCCGGTCAGTGGTGATCTCGGCCAGGTCAGCCTGCCGCAATTGCAGTTGATGGCTGGCCAGGGCCGCGCCGAAGGGGTGGTCAAGGTCGGTTTTGGCGACGGCGTCGACTGGCAGGCCATGCTGCAGCTCAGCGCCCTCGACCCAGGTTATTGGCTGGCTGAGATGCCGGGTAATCTGGCAGGGCCGCTGAATACCTCGGGCAGCTTCAATGCCGGTGCGCTGCAAGCCAAGGCCGATATCGACCTCAATGGCCGTCTGCGTGGCCAGCCCGCGCAATTACAGGTACAGGGCGCCGGTAGCGGCGAGCAGTGGCAGCTCGAGCAATTGCTGGTGCGTCTGGGCGACAACCGGATCAACGCTCAGGGCGCGCTGGATCAGCGCTTGCGTGGCCAGCTGGAGTTGGCCTTGCCGCGCCTGGGGCAACTCTGGCCTGGCCTGCAAGGGCAGATACAGGGCCAGCTGTCCCTGGCCGGTACGTTGCAAACGCCGCAAGGCCAGCTGGCGCTGAGTGGCGAGCGCCTGGCCTTTGGCGACCCCAGCCTGCGGCGACTGCAGTTGGACGCGACGCTGGATGCCCGCCAGCAGGCGCGCATCGGTTTGAATCTGCGCGGTATTCGTATCGGCGATACCTACCTCGGGCGCTTGCAGGCCGATGGCCGTGGCGATCAGCGTCGTCAGGCGCTGACTATCGATTTGCAAGGGCCACTGCTGCAGCTGGCGCTGGCCCTGGACGGTCGCTTGAGCGAGCAAGGCGACTGGCGCGGGCGCATCGCCAGTGGCCGTATCCAGAGTGGCGGCCAGAACTGGCAGCTGCAGCAGGCGGCAAGCCTGGAACGTCTGGCCAGTGGCCGGCTCAACCTGGGCGCGCATTGCTGGCAATCCGCTGACGCCAGTCTTTGCGGCGGGCAGCAGCGGCTGATGCCGCAGCCCAGCCTGGACTGGCGCCTTGAGAACTTTCCCCTGGCCAGTCTGCAACCCTGGCTGCCTGAAGATTTCGCCTGGCAGGGGCGCTTGGATGGTCAGCTCAAGGTCGAGTTGCCGGACAGTGGCCCCAATGGCCAGATCACGCTCGACGCCGGTGGCGGCAATCTGCGCATTCGTCAGGCCGATGACGAGCAGTGGCTGGATTTCCCCTATGACAGTCTGCGCCTGAGCAGCACGTTACGTCCGCAGCGGGTGGACAGCCAGCTGCGTTTCGTCAGCGCTCGCCTGGGTGAGCTGGCACTGCAGGCGCAGATCGACCCGCGCCCGGCGCACAAGCCGGTCAGCGGGGAGTTTCGTCTGAGTGGTTTCGACCTTGCCGTCTTGCGCCCCTTCGTGGCAATGGCGGACACCCTTGAAGGCAAGCTGCAGGGCAGTGGCACTATTGGTGGCCAGCTGATGGCGCCGCAGATCAACGGCCAACTGCGGCTGGAGGGCGGCGAGCTATCCGGCAGCGAGTTGCCGGTGAGCCTGGAGGGCTTGCAGCTGCAGGCGCTGATCGCAGGTGAGCGAATGCAGCTGTCTGCAGACTGGCGCAGTGGCGAGCAAGGCCAGGGCAACCTGCGTGGCGAAATCGCCTGGGCCGAAGGCCTGAGCGGCGACCTGGCCCTGCAGGGCAGGCGTCTGCCGGTGAAGGTCGAGCCTTACGCTGAACTGGAAGTCGAACCTGACCTGCAATTGCAGCTGCGTGCCCAGCGCCTGGCCATCAGCGGTAAAGTTGGCGTGCCACGCGGGCTGATCAGCGTGCGTGAGCTGCCACCGTCAACGGTGAAAGTCTCCGGCGATGCGCAGGTGGTCGGGCGTGAAGTGCCAGAGGCCGAAGAGGGGCTCGGCGTCGCCATGGATGTCGAGGTCGAGGTGGGCCAGGACAGGCTGGCCTTCAGCGGCTTTGGCCTGAGCGCCGACCTGCGTGGGCGCGTGCATATCGGCGATAACCTCGACACCCGTGGAGAGCTGGATCTGGCCAATGGCCGCTATCGTGCCTACGGTCAGCGTCTGACCATCCGTCGCGCGCGGTTGTTGTTCACCGGCCCCATCGATCAGCCGTTTCTCGATGTCGAGGCGATTCGCCGGGTCGATACGGTAGTCGCCGGTATTCGTCTGTCCGGCAGTGCCGAGCAGCCCAGTACCACAGTCTTCGCCGAACCGGCCATGAGCCAGGAGCAGGCGCTGTCCTACCTGGTGCTGGGGCGTCCACTGGGGCAAAGCAGTGGCGACAACAATATGCTGGGCCAGGCGGCGCTGGCGCTGGGGTTGGCCGGCAGCAGTTCGATCACCACCGGCCTGGCCAACAGCCTGGGCATTCAGGATTTTCAGCTCGATACCGAAGGCAGTGGGGTGACCACCAGCGTGGTGGCCAGCGGCAACATCACCGAGCGCCTCAGCCTGCGCTATGGCGTCGGGGTGTTCGAGCCGGCCAATACCATCGCCCTGCGCTATCAGTTGAGCCGGCGCTTGTATCTGGAGGCCGCCAGCGGCCTGGCCAGTTCGCTCGACCTGTTCTACCGGCGCGATTTCTGA
- the tpx gene encoding thiol peroxidase — MAQVTLKGNPVQVDGQLPQVGQQAPAFSLVAGDLSDVTLASLAGKRKVLNIFPSVDTPTCATSVRKFNAEASQLNNTVVLCISADLPFAQARFCGAEGLDKVVNLSTLRGAEFLKNYGVAIASGPLAGLAARAVVVLDENDKVLYSELVGEITDEPDYAAALAVLK, encoded by the coding sequence ATGGCGCAAGTCACTCTCAAAGGCAATCCGGTACAGGTCGATGGTCAACTGCCGCAAGTTGGCCAACAGGCGCCGGCGTTCAGCCTGGTCGCGGGCGACCTGAGCGACGTCACCCTGGCCAGCCTGGCCGGCAAGCGCAAGGTGCTGAACATCTTCCCCAGCGTCGACACGCCGACCTGCGCCACTTCCGTGCGCAAGTTCAACGCTGAAGCCAGCCAACTGAACAACACCGTGGTGCTGTGCATCTCTGCGGATCTGCCGTTCGCCCAGGCGCGCTTCTGCGGTGCCGAAGGCCTGGACAAGGTGGTCAACCTGTCCACCCTGCGTGGCGCCGAGTTTCTCAAGAACTATGGTGTGGCCATCGCCAGTGGCCCGCTGGCCGGCCTGGCCGCGCGTGCCGTGGTGGTGCTGGATGAAAACGACAAGGTGTTGTACAGCGAGCTGGTTGGTGAAATTACCGACGAGCCGGACTACGCAGCTGCCCTCGCTGTACTCAAGTAA
- a CDS encoding substrate-binding domain-containing protein, whose product MPRALSADRDLWGRTLSLLLIGFICYALPLSVFATALPALEDNQPLLRIEGSNTIGARLAPELIKGLFEAQGLLDIHSEDGARANEQRVLARQADGRAVVVEIAAHGSGTGFTALSDGSADLAASSRPIKDSEATSLAALGDLRSPQSEQVIAIDGLAIIVHPSNPVAALSVEQIAQLFSGEIDDWASLGGRPGQVHPYARDDNSGTYDTFKELVLAPGGRTLAPRAQRFESSTQLSDAVSSDANGIGFIGLPYIRQAKAVSVASGDSQPMPPSTTLIATEDYPLARRLFLYNAPQLTNPWARALIDFAHSPRGQAIVDSSFIAQTVQAVKVSTDTQMPAEYRQLAKQAQRLSVNFRFQEGSATLDNKAHRDMRRVLDYLKQHDKLQNKVVLVGFGDPKSDPERAELLSKLRAMAVRRELAREGVLLREVTGLGSELPVAANDQDNGRIRNRRVEVWVY is encoded by the coding sequence ATGCCGCGCGCCCTGTCCGCTGATCGCGACCTCTGGGGTCGTACGCTGTCGCTGTTGCTGATCGGTTTCATCTGCTACGCCCTGCCGCTTTCCGTCTTCGCTACGGCACTGCCAGCGTTGGAGGATAACCAGCCGCTGCTGCGCATTGAGGGTTCCAACACCATCGGTGCCAGGCTGGCGCCGGAACTGATCAAGGGGCTGTTCGAGGCACAAGGCCTGCTGGACATCCATAGCGAGGACGGTGCCCGGGCAAACGAGCAGCGTGTGCTGGCACGCCAGGCCGATGGCAGGGCGGTGGTTGTCGAAATTGCCGCTCATGGCTCGGGCACCGGCTTTACTGCGCTCAGCGATGGCAGCGCCGATCTGGCCGCTTCATCGCGGCCGATCAAGGACAGCGAAGCCACCAGCCTGGCCGCCCTGGGTGATCTGCGCAGCCCGCAAAGCGAACAGGTCATCGCCATCGACGGGTTGGCCATCATCGTCCACCCGTCCAACCCTGTCGCAGCGCTCAGCGTGGAGCAGATCGCGCAGCTGTTTTCCGGCGAAATCGACGACTGGGCCTCACTAGGCGGCAGGCCTGGCCAGGTGCACCCCTACGCACGCGATGACAATTCCGGCACCTATGACACCTTCAAGGAGCTGGTGCTGGCTCCAGGCGGACGTACACTTGCGCCCCGCGCGCAACGCTTCGAGTCCAGCACCCAACTGTCCGACGCGGTGAGTAGCGATGCCAATGGCATCGGCTTCATTGGCCTGCCCTACATCCGTCAGGCCAAGGCGGTCTCGGTCGCGTCTGGCGACTCCCAGCCAATGCCGCCGAGCACCACTCTGATCGCCACCGAGGACTACCCCCTGGCACGTCGTCTGTTTCTCTACAACGCCCCACAACTGACCAATCCCTGGGCGCGTGCGCTGATCGACTTCGCTCACAGCCCGCGCGGCCAGGCCATCGTCGACAGCAGCTTCATCGCCCAGACCGTGCAGGCGGTGAAGGTCAGCACAGATACGCAGATGCCCGCGGAGTACCGGCAACTGGCAAAACAGGCGCAACGCCTGTCGGTGAACTTCCGTTTTCAGGAAGGCAGCGCGACGCTGGACAACAAGGCCCATCGTGATATGCGACGGGTGCTGGACTACCTCAAACAGCACGACAAGTTGCAAAACAAGGTGGTGCTGGTCGGCTTTGGCGACCCGAAAAGCGACCCCGAGCGCGCCGAGTTGCTGTCGAAGCTGCGCGCCATGGCCGTGCGCCGCGAACTGGCCAGGGAGGGCGTACTGCTGCGTGAAGTCACCGGCCTGGGCAGCGAGCTGCCGGTGGCAGCCAATGATCAGGACAACGGCCGCATCCGCAATCGCCGCGTGGAAGTCTGGGTCTACTGA
- a CDS encoding autotransporter assembly complex protein TamA has product MSVYGHLQRSLVLLISTGAFAAGELDVRITPSNSALKANIEGYVGSLDGRDAQSLRRLRRIAEGQADKAAQALGYYQARIRSRIEEGETPRLVLEVEPGERVRLRHVDIRIEGPASELSAFRIPSASRLQPGAVLNHGRYEDAKRLIQNQASRYGFFDGRFTRQSLQVDPAAGVADIELVFASGPRYNLGDLSFSGDFPFDDDLLRRMVPFEPDTPYDSELIAELYQALQSSGYFESVRVDAIPTQADQLRIPVAVALQIREPRTMGLGLGFSTDVGPRLRANWTRHWRNPQGHSYGVETELSAPRQNVGLWYDIPGDPPLTDKLRLAGGYQYEELASKDSLSRLLTLGPEWHSQRPGGWQRVLSVKWQREEYRLGDDSGLSNLLMPGVSYSLLRSDNRLDPNQGYRVQFDLRGAVDGVLSDANVLHGNVMLKGLTTVFDNHRLLGRVQFGGTETNGFSAVPPSLRFFAGGDQSVRGYDYQSLSPENNRGDKIGGRYLFTASAEYQYSLTDKWRLATFIDQGNSFNSLEFPTLKTGVGFGVRWVSPVGPLRLDLAHALDDDGGVRLHFSMGPEL; this is encoded by the coding sequence ATGAGCGTATATGGACATCTTCAGCGCAGCCTGGTGCTGCTGATCAGTACGGGTGCCTTCGCCGCAGGCGAGCTGGACGTACGAATTACCCCGAGCAATTCGGCTCTCAAGGCCAATATCGAAGGTTATGTCGGTAGCCTCGATGGACGCGACGCGCAGTCATTGCGACGCCTGCGGCGCATCGCCGAGGGGCAGGCCGACAAGGCTGCTCAGGCCCTGGGTTACTACCAGGCGCGTATTCGCAGCCGTATCGAAGAGGGCGAAACACCGCGCCTGGTACTCGAAGTCGAGCCCGGTGAGCGCGTTCGCCTGCGCCATGTCGACATTCGCATCGAAGGGCCGGCCAGCGAGCTGTCGGCTTTTCGCATCCCCAGCGCCAGTCGTCTGCAACCGGGTGCGGTGCTCAATCACGGGCGCTACGAGGATGCCAAGCGGCTGATTCAGAATCAGGCCTCGCGCTACGGCTTCTTCGATGGCCGTTTCACCCGTCAGAGTCTGCAGGTCGATCCGGCCGCCGGGGTGGCCGACATCGAACTGGTATTCGCCAGTGGGCCGCGCTACAACCTGGGCGATCTCAGCTTCAGTGGCGACTTTCCCTTCGATGACGACCTGCTGCGGCGCATGGTGCCGTTCGAGCCGGACACCCCCTACGATTCCGAGCTGATCGCCGAGCTGTACCAGGCGCTGCAGTCCAGCGGCTATTTCGAGTCGGTAAGGGTCGATGCCATCCCCACTCAGGCCGACCAGTTGCGTATTCCGGTTGCGGTGGCGCTGCAGATCCGTGAGCCGCGTACCATGGGCCTGGGGCTGGGCTTTTCCACCGACGTCGGGCCGCGCCTGCGCGCCAACTGGACGCGTCACTGGCGCAATCCGCAGGGGCACAGCTACGGGGTGGAAACCGAATTGTCCGCCCCGCGGCAGAACGTTGGCCTGTGGTACGACATTCCCGGTGACCCGCCACTGACCGACAAACTGCGCCTGGCCGGCGGTTATCAGTATGAGGAGCTGGCCAGCAAGGACAGCTTGAGCCGGCTGCTTACCCTCGGTCCGGAATGGCACAGCCAGCGCCCTGGGGGCTGGCAGCGCGTGCTGTCGGTGAAATGGCAGCGTGAGGAATATCGCCTGGGCGACGACTCCGGGCTGAGCAACTTGCTGATGCCAGGTGTCAGCTACTCGCTGCTGCGCAGCGACAACCGCCTCGACCCGAACCAGGGCTACCGCGTGCAGTTCGACTTGCGCGGCGCTGTCGATGGCGTACTGTCCGATGCCAACGTGCTGCACGGCAACGTCATGCTCAAGGGCCTGACTACCGTATTCGACAATCACCGTCTGCTCGGGCGGGTGCAGTTTGGCGGTACCGAAACCAATGGTTTTTCTGCCGTGCCGCCGTCGCTGCGCTTCTTCGCTGGTGGCGATCAGAGCGTGCGCGGCTATGACTACCAGAGCCTGTCGCCGGAGAACAATCGCGGCGACAAGATCGGCGGGCGCTATCTGTTCACCGCCAGCGCCGAGTACCAATACAGCCTCACCGACAAGTGGCGCCTGGCGACCTTCATCGATCAGGGCAATTCGTTCAACTCGCTGGAGTTTCCCACCCTCAAGACCGGCGTTGGTTTCGGCGTGCGCTGGGTTTCACCGGTCGGCCCGCTGCGCCTGGACCTCGCTCATGCGCTGGACGACGACGGTGGCGTACGCCTGCATTTCTCCATGGGGCCTGAGCTATGA